From a region of the Triticum aestivum cultivar Chinese Spring chromosome 7D, IWGSC CS RefSeq v2.1, whole genome shotgun sequence genome:
- the LOC123168309 gene encoding transcriptional regulatory protein AlgP, with product MRKAAAKPKPRARGKAKPKPKAKPSPDSLSAASSPSDASDGSPSPSPVALPSASKPKPRVRARPRAKPKPKPSPDSLSGASSPSDASAGSPSPSPVVGVRRGFLSPASLVTPKARSPLSAPASVSTVGDLRGLAASGLDSLKRRLDALHADNARDLEASHSRISKRIKMQTQSCVQMAEEAEKEHKKMIDNYSQQADEIKASYKKLMTEVQSSSSRVCKVTLPEMAKSVARAIDGLRSRYNIPATTA from the exons ATGAGGAAGGCGGCCGCCAAGCCCAAGCCGAGGGCGAGGGGGAAGGCCAAGCCCAAGCCGAAGGCGAAGCCCAGCCCCGACTCTCTCTCCGCCGCCTCGTCCCCGTCCGACGCCAGCGACGGgtccccctccccctctcccgtCGCCCTCCCCTCCGCCTCCAAGCCCAAGCCCAGGGTCAGGGCGAGGCCGAGGGCCAAGCCCAAGCCGAAGCCCAGCCCCGACTCCCTCTCCGGCGCCTCCTCGCCGTCCGACGCCAGCGCCgggtccccctccccctcccccgtcgTCGGAGTCCGCCGCGGCTTCCTCTCGCCCGCCTCGCTGGTGACGCCCAAGGCCAGATCCCCCCTCTCCGCGCCGGCCTCCGTGTCCACCGTCGGCGACCTGAGGGGCCTCGCCGCCTCGGGCCTCGACTCGCTCAAGCGCCGCCTCGACGCGCTCCACGCCGACAACGCCCGTGACCTCGAGGCCTCCCACTCCCGGATCTCCAAGCGCATCAAG ATGCAGACGCAGAGCTGCGTGCAGATGGCGGAGGAGGCGGAGAAGGAGCATAAGAAGATGATCGACAACTACTCCCAGCAAGCCGACGAGATCAAG GCATCGTACAAGAAGTTGATGACAGAGGTGCAGTCGTCTTCGTCTCGTG TGTGCAAGGTGACCCTCCCTGAGATGGCAAAGTCTGTGGCCAGAGCTATCGACGGCTTGCGCAGTCGCTACAACATCCCAGCTACAACAGCTTAG